The Leishmania mexicana MHOM/GT/2001/U1103 complete genome, chromosome 26 genome includes a window with the following:
- a CDS encoding GTP-binding protein-like protein: protein MNDAERTDEQRRRVAGWTPVVKTLGDQRLRVAIVGRMNSGKSSLFNLLCQDPTMPAKKSIVKDFNGITRDCVEAHAVLDDLHFTVIDTPGLVGGKLVEEAFRTVETADAAIFVTAVDEDVSAEEHDLIQYLAAKKMPTCLLVNKMDLVPGEEEALVLDIYNRLGLGKAVPFSARKREGLDMLAALLEPLYHIHAMRKVENDWDIEDLAMGGDEAAMEEIRDRNCTGRYIRVAIVGRTNSGKTSLVNRLVGYERNRAADESNTTRDPIEIACTYKGRKLKLIDTAGLARQRYRTDREFLSRIHSLSLNEIRYAHVVVVVFDATEGHPNKYDMSVLHKVAQEGRPFVLCANKWDAVLDQSATAEAIDFKIKRQVQEVKYSNAVVVSAHTGMNLTLLMDQVLELYDTWNKRVRRSELTKFWRKLERSVIIPYHVARVGRITQISTRPPTFLLQLQTKTEESQLPKALQEMMKNAITEEFGFRGVPLRLVQEVKDSNPDYI from the coding sequence ATGAATGACGCCGAACGTAccgacgagcagcgccggcgcgtgGCCGGCTGGACGCCGGTGGTCAAGACTCTGGGTGATCAGCGCCTTcgcgtcgccatcgtcggcCGCATGAACAGCGGCAAGTCCTCGCTGTTCAACCTGCTCTGTCAGGACCCCACGATGCCGGCAAAGAAGAGCATTGTAAAGGACTTCAACGGCATCACGCGCGACTgcgtggaggcgcacgcagTGCTAGACGACCTGCACTTCACCGTCATCGACACCCCAGGCCTCGTTGGTGGCAAGCTTGTCGAGGAGGCGTTCCGCACCGTTGAGACGGCCGACGCCGCGATCTTCGTCACCGCTGTGGACGAGGACGTATCTGCGGAGGAGCACGACCTGATCCAGTACCTGGCAGCCAAGAAGATGCCAACGTGCCTGTTGGTCAACAAGATGGACCTCGTGcccggggaggaggaggctctCGTACTGGACATCTACAACCGCCTCGGCCTTGGCAAAGCTGTCCCATTTTCGGCCCGCAAGCGGGAGGGGCTCGATATGCTGGCGGCCTTGCTCGAACCGCTCTACCACATTCACGCGATGCGCAAGGTGGAGAACGACTGGGATATCGAGGATCTCGCCATGGGCGGTGACGAGGCGGCCATGGAGGAGATTCGCGATCGCAACTGCACTGGCCGGTACATCCGCGTGGCCATCGTCGGTCGCACGAACAGCGGCAAGACGAGCCTCGTGAACCGCCTTGTCGGCTACGAGCGGAACCGCGCCGCTGATGAGTCGAACACGACCCGCGACCCCATCGAAATCGCATGCACGTACAAGGGGAGGAAGCTGAAGTTGATTGACACCGCCGGGTTGGCGCGCCAGCGGTACCGCACGGACCGTGAGTTTCTCAGCCGCATCCATAGCCTCTCGCTGAACGAGATTCGCTACGCGCACGTGGTTGTTGTGGTGTTTGACGCTACCGAGGGCCACCCGAACAAGTACGACATGTCTGTCCTGCACAAGGTCGCCCAGGAGGGCCGCCCGTTCGTGCTGTGCGCGAACAAGTGGGACGCGGTGCTCGACCAAAGCGCTACCGCCGAGGCTATCGACTTCAAGATCAAGCGGCAGGTGCAGGAAGTGAAGTACAGCAACGCGGTGGTCGTCTCTGCGCACACTGGCATGAACCTGACCTTGCTCATGGACcaggtgctggagctgtACGACACGTGGAAcaagcgcgtgcggcgctcgGAGCTGACCAAGTTCTGGCGCAAGCTAGAGAGGTCCGTGATCATTCCGTACCACGTGGCACGGGTTGGACGCATTACGCAGATCAGCACCCGTCCGCCCACCTTCCTCTTGCAGCTGCAGACAAAGACGGAGGAGAGTCAGCTGCCCAAGGCACTGCAGGAGATGATGAAGAACGCGATCACCGAGGAATTCGGCTTCCGCGGCGTGCCACTGCGGCTCGTGCAGGAGGTGAAGGACTCGAACCCAGACTACATCTAA